The following are encoded in a window of Paenibacillaceae bacterium GAS479 genomic DNA:
- a CDS encoding carbohydrate ABC transporter membrane protein 1, CUT1 family: protein MSKLTNSLQPASLPRAKGPRRNAPPLRRMARHWQLYLVILLPLAYLIIFKYIPMAGIVIAFKDYNVVKGIFGSDWVGLKYFNQFFDSPSFWLYMQNTLGISLYGLLIGFPAPIILALALNEIRNGLFKKSVQLVSYAPYFISTVVMVSILIVNLTPNVGMISKLFHMLGVENTNFMGIPSLFKSIYVWSDVWQHTGYGAIIYIAALAGVNPELYEAAKVDGASRIQKILNVDIPSLIPVSVILLILNTGNLMKLGFEKIYLMQNPLNLATSEVISTYVYKVGLLGSSFSFSAAIGFFNSIVNLILLILVNYIARKLSSNSLW from the coding sequence TTGTCCAAACTAACGAACTCATTACAACCCGCATCGCTCCCCCGTGCAAAGGGACCGAGACGGAATGCGCCGCCGCTGCGGAGGATGGCGCGCCACTGGCAATTATATCTGGTCATCTTATTGCCGCTTGCTTACCTCATTATTTTTAAATATATCCCGATGGCCGGAATCGTCATCGCTTTCAAAGATTACAACGTTGTGAAAGGCATCTTTGGGAGCGATTGGGTTGGGCTCAAATACTTCAATCAGTTTTTTGACTCTCCAAGCTTCTGGCTTTATATGCAAAACACGCTGGGCATCAGCCTTTACGGCCTGCTCATCGGATTTCCTGCTCCCATTATCCTTGCGCTTGCGCTTAATGAAATTCGCAACGGACTGTTTAAAAAGAGCGTGCAGCTGGTCTCCTACGCGCCTTACTTTATTTCAACGGTCGTTATGGTTTCGATCCTCATCGTAAATCTGACGCCTAACGTTGGGATGATCAGCAAGCTGTTTCATATGCTCGGCGTGGAAAACACAAACTTTATGGGCATTCCGTCCTTATTCAAATCCATTTATGTATGGTCGGACGTATGGCAGCACACCGGATATGGAGCGATTATTTACATCGCTGCCTTAGCCGGAGTCAACCCGGAGCTGTATGAAGCGGCGAAGGTTGACGGAGCGTCGAGAATTCAAAAAATCCTTAATGTCGATATTCCAAGCCTGATACCCGTATCCGTTATTTTGCTCATTCTTAATACGGGCAATCTGATGAAGCTCGGCTTTGAGAAAATATATCTGATGCAAAATCCGCTCAATCTCGCCACTTCCGAAGTTATTTCCACTTATGTGTATAAAGTGGGCCTGTTAGGATCAAGCTTCAGCTTCTCAGCTGCAATCGGCTTTTTTAACTCGATTGTGAACTTGATTCTGCTTATCCTGGTGAACTACATTGCCAGAAAGTTATCCAGCAACAGCTTGTGGTAA
- a CDS encoding Helix-turn-helix domain-containing protein — MNKSWFNRLLLSYMPIFIIVITFIFFVFFQMISEQGRKEAINANSMLSTHAMRLIDTSLRAIDNMVMKESVNSKPFADFFNSKEGNDPYINISAVTKMNDMISYHPLIDSVYLVRYKDQFVLSNSTSAYIDSYLDKAFIQQYRNSISQKWTNARNFQQFSIIEGKKVVSLVRGAPFMTNEKGMIVVNVSVDSLQRLVNELYDSKVSFIQLKDGAGNEMLKPSVPVESMQIYADYKSSYTNWSYISGFVQGTFIQTVSSLYNVWFGIGLFMIAAGLMWMIYVTRRNAKPVEEIVSRFSGYTLPNTGVRHKGAANRINEFAMIESALDNLTEQAKQYQQQYKEDLHLRTRNLFHHLIEEETALTTVDWQREAARLQLPAPSESHTLVVLEIDKYGEFCSSFSRHDQNLLKFALRSILYEQSSRLGYECWAEWTASSRLSVILFANGDKTDFNQIVQLCDSIRAWTEQNMKFTISIGLGEPAVHLFDIPKSFKQAWEALDYKMALGENRLITREDVMSQGQVEVYGYLGLIRSAVQAFRKSDPSWSEQLEDLFNQMKQGLLTKDEIMNMINYLLYSLGREMSGLGKDGQVVWESDTLTVLTDKLENSHSLEEMRETIIGKMTELANLLAEMRYSGQHAGVILEIRSFIEKEYVNPNMSLEYLSEKFNMNAKHVSKLFKETTGQKFIDFLIDIRVNGAKKLLIETRKPIQSIAEEVGYSSAISFTRVFKKVVGTSPSEFRSEHAKP, encoded by the coding sequence ATGAACAAATCATGGTTTAATAGGCTGCTGCTTTCCTATATGCCGATCTTCATTATCGTTATTACATTTATCTTTTTCGTGTTTTTCCAAATGATTAGCGAGCAGGGCCGCAAAGAGGCTATTAATGCGAACAGCATGTTGTCTACACATGCAATGAGGCTGATCGACACTTCATTAAGAGCGATAGACAATATGGTGATGAAGGAATCCGTTAATAGCAAGCCGTTTGCCGATTTTTTCAATAGCAAAGAGGGTAATGATCCTTACATTAATATTAGTGCCGTGACGAAGATGAATGACATGATTTCGTATCATCCATTGATTGATTCCGTATATCTGGTTCGGTATAAGGATCAATTTGTGCTCAGTAATTCGACAAGCGCCTATATTGACAGCTATTTGGATAAAGCTTTCATCCAGCAATACCGAAATTCGATTTCTCAAAAATGGACGAATGCACGGAATTTTCAGCAATTTTCCATTATAGAAGGCAAAAAAGTCGTCAGTCTGGTGAGGGGCGCCCCTTTCATGACCAACGAAAAAGGCATGATTGTCGTCAACGTATCCGTGGATTCCTTGCAGCGATTAGTTAACGAGCTTTACGATTCCAAAGTCAGCTTTATTCAGCTAAAAGACGGGGCAGGCAACGAAATGCTTAAACCGTCTGTGCCGGTGGAATCCATGCAGATTTATGCGGATTATAAATCGAGCTATACGAATTGGTCCTACATTAGCGGCTTCGTGCAGGGAACGTTTATCCAGACCGTATCTTCGCTTTACAATGTATGGTTCGGCATTGGCTTGTTCATGATTGCCGCGGGATTAATGTGGATGATTTATGTCACGAGGCGCAATGCAAAGCCCGTGGAAGAAATCGTCTCGCGATTCAGCGGTTACACGCTGCCCAACACAGGCGTCCGACATAAGGGCGCTGCTAACCGCATTAATGAATTTGCGATGATCGAATCCGCACTCGATAATTTGACCGAGCAGGCCAAGCAGTATCAGCAGCAGTACAAAGAGGATTTGCATTTGCGGACGCGCAACCTTTTTCATCATCTTATTGAAGAAGAGACGGCGCTGACTACGGTGGACTGGCAGCGCGAAGCGGCTCGGCTGCAGCTGCCCGCTCCTTCGGAGAGCCATACGCTCGTTGTCCTGGAAATAGACAAGTACGGCGAATTTTGCAGCAGCTTTTCACGCCATGATCAAAATCTGCTGAAATTCGCTTTGCGCAGCATTTTGTACGAGCAATCCTCGCGGTTGGGCTATGAATGCTGGGCGGAATGGACGGCCTCTTCGCGCCTTAGCGTGATTCTGTTCGCAAACGGTGACAAGACAGATTTCAACCAGATCGTTCAGCTATGCGATAGCATTCGGGCTTGGACGGAGCAGAATATGAAATTCACCATCAGTATAGGTCTGGGAGAGCCGGCGGTTCATTTATTTGACATTCCTAAGTCATTTAAACAAGCATGGGAAGCTCTTGACTATAAAATGGCGCTTGGCGAGAACCGCCTCATTACGCGCGAGGATGTAATGAGTCAAGGCCAGGTTGAAGTTTACGGATATCTCGGCCTTATTCGATCGGCTGTTCAAGCGTTTCGAAAATCCGATCCCAGCTGGAGTGAGCAATTAGAAGATTTATTTAACCAGATGAAGCAGGGTTTATTGACCAAGGATGAAATTATGAACATGATTAATTACCTGCTTTACAGCTTAGGACGCGAAATGTCGGGACTTGGCAAGGACGGCCAGGTTGTATGGGAATCAGACACACTTACTGTTTTAACGGATAAGCTGGAGAACAGCCATTCTCTGGAGGAGATGCGGGAAACGATTATCGGCAAAATGACCGAGCTGGCCAATCTGCTTGCGGAGATGCGCTATAGCGGGCAGCATGCGGGAGTTATTTTGGAAATACGCAGCTTTATTGAGAAGGAATATGTGAACCCTAATATGTCTCTGGAGTATTTAAGCGAAAAATTCAATATGAATGCGAAACATGTGAGCAAGCTGTTTAAAGAAACGACTGGACAAAAGTTCATTGATTTCCTGATCGATATCCGCGTAAACGGAGCCAAAAAACTTTTGATCGAGACACGCAAGCCGATTCAGAGCATTGCGGAGGAAGTGGGTTACTCGAGCGCTATTTCCTTTACCCGGGTATTCAAAAAAGTGGTAGGCACATCGCCGAGCGAATTTCGTTCCGAGCATGCAAAACCGTGA
- a CDS encoding carbohydrate ABC transporter membrane protein 2, CUT1 family, with protein sequence MAKPFAIRESSGDRIFMLLVYAFLTFVLLIVLVPLLYILSSSFSSPQSVVSGKVWLWPVDFTLDGYKAVLNNPQIGIGFMNSLFYTVAGTIINVALTVMLAYPLSRRTFYGRNFFMVLLVITMMFEGGLIPYYLVVKNLELLDTRWAMILPGALAVFQVIIARTFFQTTIPNELAEAADLDGCNDLRFIFSIVLPLSKPILAVMTLMYAVGHWNAYFDALIFLRSPDLFPLQIVLRNVLILNTVDASMIANADQMMAQQGLKDLLKYSLIVVASGPVLILYPFVQKYFVQGVMIGSLKG encoded by the coding sequence ATGGCCAAACCTTTCGCTATTCGTGAATCAAGCGGCGACCGGATTTTCATGCTTTTGGTTTACGCGTTTCTAACGTTTGTTTTGTTAATCGTGCTTGTGCCGCTTCTCTATATTTTAAGCTCTTCCTTTAGTTCGCCGCAGTCCGTTGTGTCCGGCAAGGTTTGGTTATGGCCGGTTGATTTTACGCTCGACGGCTACAAAGCGGTGTTAAACAATCCGCAAATTGGCATCGGGTTTATGAACTCCTTGTTTTACACGGTTGCGGGAACAATCATTAACGTAGCTTTGACGGTCATGCTGGCGTACCCTTTATCCCGAAGAACGTTTTACGGACGGAATTTTTTCATGGTTCTGCTCGTCATTACGATGATGTTCGAGGGTGGACTCATCCCGTATTATTTGGTTGTAAAAAACCTGGAGCTGCTTGATACCAGGTGGGCGATGATTTTGCCGGGAGCGCTCGCTGTGTTCCAGGTTATTATCGCAAGAACGTTTTTTCAAACGACTATTCCGAATGAGCTGGCCGAGGCGGCCGATCTGGACGGTTGTAACGATCTGCGCTTTATTTTCAGCATCGTGCTTCCGCTCTCCAAACCGATTCTCGCTGTAATGACGCTTATGTACGCCGTCGGCCATTGGAACGCGTATTTTGACGCTCTTATCTTCCTAAGATCCCCGGATCTTTTCCCGCTGCAAATCGTCCTGCGCAACGTGCTTATTTTGAACACAGTAGATGCGTCCATGATTGCCAATGCGGATCAGATGATGGCTCAGCAAGGATTGAAGGATCTGCTCAAATATTCCTTAATCGTTGTTGCGAGCGGTCCGGTTCTGATTCTTTATCCTTTTGTGCAAAAGTACTTTGTGCAAGGCGTTATGATCGGTTCGCTTAAAGGGTAG
- a CDS encoding alpha-L-fucosidase → MSDVTLDNLQEDGEEQVLHEGVHNYSSEREWVRPDNETTLERLEWFKDQKLGLMMHWGPYSQIGVVESWALSDEDQDWSRTGIDWEEDGEEFKRQYFGLNKTFNPIRFQPELWADLAQEGGFKYLIFTTKHHDGFCMWDTKTTDYRITDEGTPFHTNKRADVCRHVFDAFRAKGMAIAAYFSKADWHTPYYWAPDMERSLTNTRRGPTYDPRQHPELWEKFVQFTQEQIKELLTDYGRIDVLWLDAGWVRPARDGQDIRLGEIVEKAREHQPWLLSADRTVGGPYENYVTPEQTIPAEAMNIPWESNITMGTSFSFRYEDDYKPTRQIVKILMEVVAKGGNLALNVAPQPDGRLPQGAIKRMKELGAWMGVHGEAVYGTRICAPYYTDNNAFTQKGDAVYCTHLYPSADTRVSESVFIPYEGDVAAVELLGMEGQLEWTSEAGGITVQLPQATIIESAPIAHVFKMLKK, encoded by the coding sequence ATGAGCGATGTAACTTTGGATAATCTGCAAGAAGACGGAGAAGAACAAGTGCTGCACGAAGGTGTGCATAATTACAGCAGCGAACGTGAATGGGTACGCCCGGATAACGAGACGACGCTGGAGCGTTTGGAATGGTTCAAGGATCAAAAGCTTGGGCTGATGATGCACTGGGGACCTTACTCACAGATCGGCGTTGTAGAGTCTTGGGCGCTCAGCGATGAAGATCAGGATTGGTCTCGTACGGGCATTGATTGGGAGGAAGACGGGGAAGAGTTCAAGCGCCAATATTTTGGACTGAACAAAACGTTTAACCCGATCCGTTTTCAGCCTGAGCTCTGGGCGGACTTGGCCCAAGAGGGCGGTTTTAAATATTTGATTTTTACAACCAAGCATCATGACGGCTTCTGCATGTGGGATACCAAAACGACCGACTACCGGATTACGGATGAGGGGACGCCTTTCCACACGAACAAACGGGCGGATGTATGCCGTCACGTATTTGATGCGTTCCGTGCGAAGGGTATGGCTATCGCGGCTTATTTCTCCAAAGCGGACTGGCATACGCCTTATTACTGGGCGCCAGATATGGAGCGCAGCCTGACGAATACGAGACGCGGACCTACATACGATCCGCGCCAGCATCCTGAGCTGTGGGAGAAATTCGTTCAGTTTACGCAGGAGCAAATTAAGGAGCTGTTGACGGACTATGGCCGTATCGACGTTCTTTGGCTGGATGCCGGCTGGGTTCGACCGGCGCGGGACGGGCAGGACATCCGCCTTGGCGAGATCGTCGAGAAAGCCCGCGAGCATCAGCCGTGGCTTCTTTCAGCGGATCGCACCGTAGGTGGGCCGTATGAAAACTATGTTACGCCAGAGCAAACCATTCCGGCAGAAGCGATGAATATTCCATGGGAAAGCAATATTACGATGGGAACCTCCTTCTCCTTCCGCTACGAGGATGATTACAAGCCGACACGCCAGATCGTTAAAATTTTGATGGAGGTCGTTGCTAAAGGCGGCAATCTGGCGCTTAACGTTGCTCCGCAGCCTGACGGCCGGCTGCCGCAAGGCGCAATCAAGCGGATGAAGGAGCTTGGCGCTTGGATGGGAGTTCACGGCGAGGCTGTGTACGGCACGCGGATTTGCGCGCCTTATTATACGGACAACAATGCCTTCACGCAAAAAGGGGACGCGGTTTATTGCACACATCTTTATCCTTCGGCGGACACTAGGGTTTCGGAGAGCGTATTTATTCCGTATGAAGGCGATGTAGCAGCGGTTGAGTTGTTAGGCATGGAAGGCCAGCTGGAGTGGACAAGCGAGGCTGGCGGTATCACCGTTCAATTGCCGCAAGCGACCATAATAGAATCCGCGCCAATCGCGCATGTATTTAAAATGTTAAAAAAATAA
- a CDS encoding thymidylate synthase (FAD) encodes MKINVLDKGYVRLVDHMGGDLSVVNSARVSYAKESKELTSNDIKLIKFLAREDHMSPFRHATVQLEVYAPLMVARQHWKYVVGSDHTMDAWNEASRRYITIDVENYVPNPVDWRSKPENSKQGSGEPVAQSIGLEATERLLRQIEQGLKDYEWALENNIAPEQARLLIPSAYGMYTAYYWTASLQSVCHFINQRLAHDSQYEIQQYAKAVHELVKPIFPVSLEELLKE; translated from the coding sequence ATGAAAATTAACGTGCTAGATAAAGGATATGTCAGACTCGTAGACCATATGGGCGGGGATTTATCCGTTGTAAATAGTGCAAGGGTTTCCTACGCAAAAGAGTCCAAAGAACTCACTTCTAATGATATTAAGCTCATCAAGTTTCTTGCCAGGGAAGATCATATGTCGCCCTTCCGTCATGCTACGGTTCAACTCGAAGTGTATGCTCCTCTTATGGTAGCGAGGCAGCATTGGAAGTACGTCGTTGGAAGCGATCATACGATGGATGCTTGGAACGAAGCTTCTCGAAGATACATCACCATTGATGTGGAAAACTACGTTCCGAATCCTGTTGATTGGCGAAGCAAGCCAGAGAACTCCAAGCAGGGCAGCGGGGAGCCGGTTGCACAATCAATTGGCCTTGAGGCTACGGAACGACTTCTTCGGCAAATCGAGCAAGGGCTAAAGGATTATGAGTGGGCATTAGAAAATAATATCGCTCCTGAACAGGCGCGTTTGCTTATTCCGTCCGCTTATGGAATGTACACGGCCTACTATTGGACAGCATCTCTTCAATCGGTTTGTCATTTTATTAACCAAAGGCTTGCCCATGATTCGCAATACGAAATCCAACAATACGCAAAAGCTGTCCATGAGCTGGTTAAGCCGATCTTCCCTGTTTCCCTCGAGGAACTGCTTAAGGAGTGA
- a CDS encoding putative chitobiose transport system substrate-binding protein, with amino-acid sequence MVKQSSSKRLNLTSPISDCSKLDMLPANQLYPIRQMKSLHPVRLASTGALVALLLLSAACGNGSNGNSANNGAASPDPAASPGTSSSSPAPSAKEVKLEFWTISLQPKFNDFFNKLIAEYEAANPGVTVDWKDYPYEGIQTKLLATAGGKDAPDVVNLNTEFASQLASKGALADLGGLISDEVKSSYFAGIYDSTVFDGKPYALPWYTGTQVLYMNKKLVEKAGLDPANPPKTKEELYEWSRQVKAKTGASGYATQFGANLLPSEGVPILDDARKSAAFNNDAGIAVVDQLKKLVEEGVIVKDDAKFQKQVEYYASEQVAFELSGPSFINFIKTAAPEVYNNTIAVPLPTGKADLRYSNSMNLVVPKGSEDQQAAADFAAFITNGDNQTAFSKDSNTLPSTKKSIEDPFFTQSDNTLESQAKIASAQSLDKAQEYYLGIPAAGDVNTAIARELQNIILNGGDVKAGVAAAAAKVNEALAPK; translated from the coding sequence ATGGTCAAACAATCCAGCAGCAAAAGGCTGAACCTGACATCCCCGATATCAGATTGTTCCAAGCTCGACATGCTTCCTGCCAATCAACTTTATCCGATCCGCCAAATGAAATCCTTACATCCCGTTCGTCTCGCTTCCACTGGCGCACTCGTAGCGCTCCTGCTTCTGTCGGCTGCTTGCGGCAACGGAAGCAATGGCAACAGCGCCAACAATGGGGCCGCATCTCCCGACCCGGCAGCCAGCCCAGGCACAAGCTCAAGCAGTCCAGCGCCATCTGCCAAAGAGGTCAAGCTGGAATTCTGGACGATTTCCCTCCAGCCGAAATTCAATGATTTCTTCAACAAGCTGATTGCCGAATACGAGGCTGCCAATCCTGGTGTCACGGTGGATTGGAAGGACTATCCTTATGAAGGCATTCAGACCAAGCTGCTTGCAACGGCTGGCGGCAAGGACGCCCCGGATGTTGTCAACCTGAACACGGAATTCGCCAGCCAGCTGGCGTCGAAAGGTGCGCTTGCCGATCTAGGCGGTCTCATCAGCGATGAGGTGAAGAGCAGTTATTTTGCAGGAATCTATGACTCAACCGTGTTCGATGGCAAGCCTTATGCGCTTCCTTGGTACACGGGTACTCAAGTGCTGTATATGAACAAAAAGCTGGTGGAAAAAGCCGGCCTCGATCCTGCCAATCCGCCTAAAACGAAGGAAGAGCTGTACGAATGGTCCCGCCAAGTAAAAGCTAAAACTGGAGCTTCCGGCTACGCGACTCAGTTCGGCGCCAATTTGCTGCCAAGCGAAGGTGTGCCTATTCTAGATGATGCCCGCAAGAGCGCCGCGTTCAATAACGATGCCGGCATTGCCGTTGTAGATCAGCTCAAAAAGCTGGTCGAAGAAGGGGTTATCGTCAAGGACGATGCCAAGTTCCAGAAGCAGGTTGAGTATTATGCGAGCGAGCAGGTCGCTTTTGAGCTGTCGGGCCCTTCTTTTATCAACTTCATCAAAACAGCTGCGCCTGAAGTGTACAACAATACGATCGCTGTCCCGCTGCCGACCGGCAAAGCCGATCTGCGCTATTCCAACTCTATGAATCTCGTTGTGCCAAAAGGCTCCGAGGACCAGCAAGCCGCTGCGGACTTCGCTGCATTTATTACGAACGGGGACAACCAAACGGCATTCTCCAAAGATTCCAACACGCTGCCATCCACTAAAAAATCCATCGAAGATCCATTTTTCACGCAATCAGACAACACGCTGGAGTCTCAAGCTAAAATCGCTTCCGCACAAAGTCTCGACAAGGCACAAGAGTATTACCTGGGCATACCTGCTGCAGGCGATGTCAATACGGCTATCGCTCGCGAGCTGCAAAACATCATTCTCAATGGTGGTGACGTCAAAGCGGGCGTAGCGGCAGCCGCAGCTAAGGTGAACGAGGCTCTGGCGCCAAAATAA
- a CDS encoding carbohydrate ABC transporter substrate-binding protein, CUT1 family encodes MREKWKTPTAVLMTIALSCVFILSACSNGSNTPGTGNKENGTKENTGAQADLFSPVGSFPIVKEPMTIKMFAPQLPSIENMETNSFTTMLQEKTNIKIAWDLVPNNALEDRKQLMLASGDYPEVILQGNLTREEQMKYGKQGVFLPLNDLIEQYAPNIKKALTDIPYMKSSITAPDGNIYALPQINECYHCDNALKLWINKAWLDELGLAVPTTTEEFYQVLKAFKEKDPNKNGKQDEIPLTGSDEMWVGNVSAFLMNAFIVDDYTEKTAGTFLQVKDDKVDFVANKDEWKQGLEYLNKMYKEGLIDPAAFTQNADAVQQLANREPDNIMGALTTALISYAYNMSDTQPRHKDYVALAPLKGPNGVQQTLNFAGISKSQFAITNKATQEQQIAAIRLADYLYTEEAIVLQENGPEGTGWRKAEEGELDFDGKQAKYAIITQKEKKQTQNGSWEQIGPSLRTYAYRSSWMTNQDILADGGYQTRLNTESKKYEPFRTKEMYPNGVFIAEGDAEMAAQLKTTIIDYTKSNMAQFITGSKDIGKEWDAYVKGFEGLQLDQYLAIYQKALNK; translated from the coding sequence ATGAGAGAAAAATGGAAAACGCCGACAGCAGTTCTAATGACTATCGCGCTTAGCTGTGTCTTCATTCTTTCCGCTTGCAGCAACGGTTCGAATACGCCTGGCACGGGCAACAAGGAGAACGGAACGAAGGAGAATACTGGAGCTCAAGCGGATTTGTTCTCGCCGGTAGGCTCGTTTCCGATTGTAAAAGAGCCGATGACGATTAAAATGTTCGCCCCTCAGCTCCCGAGCATCGAGAACATGGAAACAAACTCCTTTACGACGATGCTGCAGGAAAAAACGAATATCAAAATCGCCTGGGACCTTGTCCCGAACAATGCTCTGGAAGACCGCAAGCAATTGATGCTGGCCAGCGGCGACTATCCGGAAGTGATTTTGCAGGGCAATCTGACACGAGAAGAGCAAATGAAATACGGCAAACAAGGCGTATTTCTTCCTTTGAACGATTTGATTGAGCAGTACGCTCCTAACATTAAAAAAGCGCTGACGGATATTCCTTACATGAAATCTTCCATTACGGCTCCAGACGGCAACATCTATGCGTTGCCGCAAATCAATGAATGTTACCACTGCGACAATGCGCTGAAGCTGTGGATCAACAAGGCTTGGCTGGATGAGCTTGGACTTGCCGTTCCGACGACGACGGAAGAGTTCTACCAAGTGTTGAAGGCATTTAAGGAAAAAGATCCGAACAAAAACGGCAAGCAGGATGAAATTCCGCTTACGGGCTCCGATGAAATGTGGGTCGGAAACGTATCTGCATTCCTGATGAACGCCTTCATTGTGGATGACTATACCGAGAAGACGGCAGGAACGTTCTTACAGGTTAAGGACGACAAGGTAGACTTCGTAGCAAATAAAGACGAGTGGAAGCAAGGTCTTGAATACCTGAACAAGATGTACAAAGAAGGCCTGATCGACCCGGCGGCGTTTACGCAAAATGCCGATGCTGTTCAGCAGCTGGCGAACCGCGAGCCGGACAACATTATGGGCGCACTAACGACCGCGCTGATCAGCTATGCTTACAACATGTCGGATACGCAGCCTAGACATAAAGATTATGTGGCGCTGGCTCCGCTTAAAGGGCCAAACGGCGTGCAACAAACGCTTAACTTTGCCGGCATCAGCAAATCGCAATTTGCCATTACAAACAAAGCGACGCAAGAGCAGCAAATCGCTGCCATTCGTTTGGCGGATTATTTGTACACGGAAGAAGCGATTGTGCTACAGGAGAACGGACCTGAGGGCACCGGCTGGCGGAAAGCGGAAGAAGGAGAGCTCGACTTCGACGGCAAGCAGGCCAAATACGCGATCATTACGCAAAAAGAGAAGAAACAGACGCAAAACGGCAGCTGGGAGCAAATCGGCCCTTCCCTGCGCACGTATGCATACCGCTCTTCGTGGATGACGAATCAGGATATTCTTGCAGACGGTGGTTATCAAACGCGTTTGAATACGGAATCGAAAAAGTATGAGCCATTCCGCACAAAAGAAATGTATCCGAACGGCGTGTTTATTGCCGAAGGGGACGCGGAAATGGCCGCACAGCTGAAAACGACCATTATCGATTACACCAAATCGAATATGGCGCAGTTTATTACGGGCTCCAAAGACATCGGCAAGGAATGGGATGCCTATGTAAAGGGCTTCGAAGGTTTGCAGCTGGATCAATATCTTGCCATTTATCAAAAAGCGCTGAACAAATAA
- a CDS encoding carbohydrate ABC transporter membrane protein 1, CUT1 family — MRRRTLASDALPAWSFMAPGLLVIAVFVLFPIVYSIPLALTNYSVLGETKYVGLDNFTRAFKDDSFVTSLKNSVLYIIVVPVLQLFSILMAILVNSRIPGIQAFRTAYYIPVVTSMVAVALMWNWLLSQNGVVNYILIELGLTNEKIGWLTSSATALYVLMFITLWKGLGYYMMLYLAGLQSIPSDLYEAAIVDGASWTQRVRHITVPLLRPYIFFCTLISLMGAIRVFDEMFVLTNGGPGTATLTSSLYIYQQGITQLNYGYASALGLIVSVIIGAFSIIVFRFNRRGGVNPY; from the coding sequence ATGCGCAGAAGAACGCTGGCTTCCGACGCGCTGCCGGCCTGGAGCTTTATGGCTCCGGGCCTTCTCGTTATCGCGGTATTTGTGCTTTTTCCTATTGTGTACAGCATCCCGCTCGCACTTACGAACTACTCCGTACTTGGGGAAACGAAGTATGTCGGGCTGGACAACTTCACCAGGGCTTTTAAGGATGACAGCTTCGTGACCTCCCTTAAAAATTCAGTACTCTATATTATCGTTGTGCCTGTGCTGCAACTATTTTCTATTCTGATGGCAATCCTTGTGAACAGCCGGATTCCAGGTATTCAGGCTTTTCGAACCGCCTATTACATCCCTGTTGTGACCTCGATGGTCGCAGTCGCGCTAATGTGGAACTGGTTGCTCAGTCAAAACGGCGTTGTGAACTATATCCTGATCGAGCTTGGTTTGACCAACGAAAAAATCGGTTGGCTGACTAGCAGCGCAACTGCGCTGTACGTGCTTATGTTCATTACGCTATGGAAAGGGCTTGGCTACTACATGATGCTGTATCTCGCAGGTTTGCAATCGATCCCGTCCGATCTATATGAGGCGGCGATTGTGGATGGAGCTTCCTGGACCCAGCGAGTGCGGCATATTACCGTTCCGCTGCTGCGGCCTTATATTTTCTTCTGCACTTTAATTTCGCTTATGGGCGCAATCCGCGTCTTCGACGAAATGTTCGTACTGACAAACGGCGGACCAGGAACCGCTACGCTGACTTCCAGTCTTTACATTTATCAGCAGGGCATCACACAGCTCAACTACGGCTACGCGTCCGCACTTGGGCTAATCGTCAGCGTCATTATTGGGGCGTTCAGCATTATTGTGTTCCGCTTCAACCGCAGAGGCGGGGTGAATCCCTACTGA